The region TTGGTGGACATGTTGTCCCAGCGAGATGTCACGTGGGTCACCTCGCCAGGCGCTTGGTCATGATCACTTTCGTCCCACTGCCCGGCGCACTTTCGATCTTCACTTCGTCCATGTATTGGTGCACCAGGTACAGCCCGAGACCACCTTCGCCGGTGAGGTCGCCAACCTGGGTGAAGTCCCGAGAACCCGGATCGAAGCCTAACCCCTCATCGATTACCTCAATGCGCAGGGCGGCATCAGACGGGATCATGCGCACGGTGACCATACCGGCTTCTCGTCCCTGGTAGGCGTGGTCGATGGTATTGGTGAAGGCCTCGGAGATCGCGACCTTCATATCATCCACCTCGTCCACGTCTATCCCCACCCGGGATGCGACACCAGCCACCATGAGGCGCACCACGGCAATGTACTTGGCGTCCGGCGGCAACCGGAGTTCAACCACGTCCTGAGGGACCGTATTCACTGCGCCTCGCCCCCCGGCTTGCAGACCTGACCGCCGCTCCGCGCGGCCCGTTCAGTGGCCAGTATCTCCACGGCGTGCGCCAGTTCGTCCACAACATTCAGCAATTCTGCGGTTCCGGACACCTCGAAGACC is a window of Armatimonadota bacterium DNA encoding:
- a CDS encoding ATP-binding protein codes for the protein MNTVPQDVVELRLPPDAKYIAVVRLMVAGVASRVGIDVDEVDDMKVAISEAFTNTIDHAYQGREAGMVTVRMIPSDAALRIEVIDEGLGFDPGSRDFTQVGDLTGEGGLGLYLVHQYMDEVKIESAPGSGTKVIMTKRLAR